A stretch of Elusimicrobiota bacterium DNA encodes these proteins:
- a CDS encoding response regulator, which produces MREKRERVFTTFQIAEMCSVRPTTVIKWANQQRIKAYTTPGGHRRVLESDFLEFLKKYNLPIPMELGAGRRRVLVVEDETDLGQLLVRSLQRASKDLDVRWTRDGVEALLDIGKTPPDLVLLDVAMPLVDGTRVLATLRSDPKTQGVKVIGMTGQRLTNERLEAFKKNSHAFFLKPFKMADVLTSAMDLLGLLPAAKLKTVGAH; this is translated from the coding sequence ATGCGGGAGAAGCGGGAGCGGGTGTTCACCACTTTTCAAATCGCCGAGATGTGCAGCGTCCGCCCCACGACGGTCATTAAGTGGGCCAATCAGCAACGGATCAAAGCCTACACCACCCCAGGGGGGCATCGGCGAGTGCTGGAATCGGACTTCCTCGAGTTTCTCAAGAAATACAACCTTCCCATCCCCATGGAACTGGGCGCGGGCCGCCGCCGGGTGTTGGTGGTGGAAGACGAAACGGATTTGGGCCAATTGCTGGTCCGCTCCCTTCAACGCGCCTCCAAGGATTTGGACGTCCGCTGGACCCGCGACGGCGTCGAAGCCCTCTTGGACATCGGCAAAACCCCCCCCGATCTTGTTTTGTTGGACGTCGCCATGCCCTTGGTGGACGGAACCCGCGTTTTGGCCACTCTCCGGTCGGATCCCAAAACCCAGGGCGTCAAGGTCATCGGCATGACGGGCCAGCGTCTGACCAACGAACGGCTCGAAGCCTTTAAAAAGAACAGCCACGCTTTTTTCCTCAAACCCTTTAAAATGGCCGATGTGCTGACGTCGGCCATGGACCTGCTGGGCCTCCTCCCGGCCGCCAAACTTAAAACGGTGGGGGCGCACTGA
- a CDS encoding thiamine pyrophosphate-binding protein, translated as MSTRDRSKNPVPKSQPHRSTIKEIATAAASVPVPAVLPTVLPGAAPETLPAVQMLLAYLEQEGVDTIFGIPGGPLMPLYEGIFDRGKMRPIITKHEEGAAFMADGYARVSGRLGVCCTTTGPGATNAMTGVACAFRDSVPILILTAQIALAAFGKGAAQESSPLGIDIVDMYKDLTKASVMLMAPEKIAELTRHLLRTGLSGRPGPIHLSLPADMVKRPVPVDLRTPSQYRPQAEVFDRRSVKEAAKLLLRAHRPAILAGYGVHLSRAYDELKVLAERLKIPVATTPKAKGVFPEDHILSLGIFGLAGSPQADAVLLSDETDLVLAIGTSFSEAGSHAWDPRFMNGKELMHIDVDPREIGKNFPVKVGLVGDAKQVLLELNYQIERDSRWLDTTMDFGYRLAAVRALKAMHPRIMDAKSMEDESLPLRPQRVIAEMRRALPDNAIVFCDIGNVMAWALHYFPVREPGTFFINMGFGSMGHAVAGAIGGKVAAKDRPVVALVGDGAFAMNGMEVHTAVENDIPVVWLVMNNGGHGMVHVGETLQFKGKFNTAQFNQRLDVAKIADAVGALSFVVDRAGDTEKALRQALASGRPCVIDVRTDPEAMPPTGIRLATLERFFQGRG; from the coding sequence ATGTCCACCCGCGATCGATCCAAAAATCCCGTTCCCAAGTCCCAACCCCATCGTTCGACGATCAAAGAAATCGCCACCGCCGCGGCTTCGGTCCCCGTGCCGGCCGTCTTGCCGACCGTTCTGCCGGGGGCGGCGCCCGAAACCCTGCCCGCCGTCCAAATGTTGCTGGCCTATTTGGAGCAGGAGGGCGTGGACACGATTTTCGGCATTCCCGGCGGTCCCCTGATGCCCTTGTATGAGGGCATTTTCGACCGCGGGAAAATGCGCCCCATCATCACCAAGCACGAAGAAGGCGCCGCCTTCATGGCCGACGGTTACGCCCGGGTGTCCGGGCGCCTGGGGGTCTGTTGCACCACCACCGGCCCCGGCGCCACCAACGCCATGACGGGCGTGGCCTGCGCCTTTCGCGATTCCGTTCCCATCCTAATTTTAACCGCCCAAATCGCCTTGGCCGCCTTCGGCAAGGGCGCGGCCCAGGAAAGCTCGCCTTTGGGCATCGACATCGTCGACATGTATAAGGACCTGACCAAGGCCAGCGTGATGCTCATGGCCCCGGAGAAAATCGCCGAATTGACCCGGCACTTGCTTCGCACGGGCCTGTCCGGCCGCCCGGGCCCCATCCATTTAAGCCTCCCCGCCGACATGGTGAAACGTCCGGTTCCGGTGGACCTTCGGACGCCGTCCCAGTATCGGCCCCAGGCCGAGGTGTTCGACCGCCGGTCGGTGAAGGAAGCCGCCAAACTTTTGCTCCGCGCCCATCGTCCCGCCATTTTGGCGGGGTACGGCGTGCATCTCTCTCGGGCCTACGATGAACTTAAAGTGTTGGCCGAACGCCTCAAAATCCCGGTGGCCACGACGCCCAAAGCCAAAGGGGTGTTTCCCGAAGACCACATTTTGTCCCTGGGCATTTTCGGATTGGCCGGCTCGCCCCAGGCGGACGCGGTTCTCCTCTCCGACGAAACGGACTTGGTCTTGGCCATCGGCACCAGCTTCAGCGAAGCGGGCTCCCACGCCTGGGACCCCCGCTTTATGAACGGGAAGGAACTGATGCACATCGACGTGGACCCCCGGGAAATCGGAAAAAATTTCCCCGTGAAGGTCGGCTTGGTGGGCGACGCCAAACAAGTCCTTCTGGAATTGAACTATCAAATTGAGCGCGACTCCCGTTGGTTGGACACCACCATGGATTTCGGCTACCGCCTGGCCGCGGTGCGGGCCCTGAAGGCCATGCACCCCCGCATCATGGACGCCAAGAGCATGGAGGACGAATCCCTGCCCCTTCGGCCTCAACGCGTGATCGCCGAAATGCGCCGGGCCCTCCCCGACAACGCCATCGTTTTCTGCGACATCGGCAATGTCATGGCCTGGGCCCTCCACTATTTCCCCGTCCGGGAACCCGGAACCTTCTTCATCAACATGGGCTTCGGCTCCATGGGCCACGCGGTGGCCGGGGCCATCGGCGGGAAAGTGGCCGCCAAAGACCGCCCCGTGGTGGCCCTCGTGGGCGACGGGGCCTTTGCCATGAACGGCATGGAAGTTCACACCGCCGTGGAAAACGATATCCCCGTCGTTTGGCTGGTCATGAACAACGGCGGGCACGGCATGGTCCACGTCGGCGAAACGCTTCAATTCAAAGGCAAGTTCAACACGGCCCAGTTCAATCAACGTTTGGACGTGGCGAAAATCGCCGACGCGGTGGGGGCTCTGTCTTTTGTGGTGGATCGCGCGGGCGATACCGAAAAAGCCCTTCGCCAGGCCCTGGCTTCGGGACGCCCCTGCGTTATCGATGTTCGCACCGATCCGGAAGCGATGCCGCCCACCGGCATTCGTTTGGCGACGCTGGAACGTTTTTTCCAGGGCCGGGGATAA